Proteins encoded by one window of Salvia splendens isolate huo1 chromosome 14, SspV2, whole genome shotgun sequence:
- the LOC121763772 gene encoding serine/threonine-protein kinase STY13-like, whose protein sequence is MEKASNGFVRADQIDLKSLDEQLERHLNRALTLEKSRKSQDDFSLPSFSASTAAAAVVVRRPRQEWEIDPSKLIIKSVLARGTFGTVHRGIYDGQDVAVKLLDWGEEGHRTEAEIQSLRAAFTQEVAVWHKLEHPNVTKFIGATMGSSGLNIQTENGHIGMPSNICCVVVEYLPGGALKNYLIKFRRKKLAFKVVVQMALDLARGLSYLHSQKIVHRDVKTENMLLDKSRTVKIADFGVARIEASNPNDMTGETGTLGYMAPEVLNGNPYNRKCDVYSFGICLWEIYCCDMPYPDLSFSEVTSAVVQQNLRPDIPRCCPSSLANVMKRCWDASPDKRPEMDEVVAMIEAIDTSKGGGMIPVDQQQGCLCFRTKRGP, encoded by the exons ATGGAGAAGGCCAGTAATGGGTTTGTGAGAGCAGATCAGATAGATTTGAAGAGCTTGGATGAGCAGCTCGAGAGGCATTTGAATAGGGCTTTGACTCTCGAGAAAAGCAGGAAGAGTCAAGACGATTTCTCCCTCCCCTCCTTCTccgcctccaccgccgccgctgccgtcgTCGTCAGGAGACCGAGGCAGGAGTGGGAGATTGACCCTTCTAAGCTGATCATCAAGAGCGTCCTTGCACGTGGCACCTTTGGCACCGTCCACCGTGGCATTTACGACGGCCAAGATGTCGCCG TTAAACTGCTCGATTGGGGGGAAGAGGGACACCGGACCGAGGCTGAAATTCAATCCCTAAGAGCAGCTTTCACTCAAGAAGTTGCTGTTTGGCACAAACTCGAGCATCCTAATGTAACAAAG TTTATAGGTGCAACGATGGGCTCTTCGGGGCTAAACATTCAGACAGAAAATGGCCATATCGGCATGCCTAGTAACATATGTTGTGTCGTTGTGGAATATCTTCCAGGCGGTGCATTGAAAAACTACCTCATAAagttcaggagaaagaagctcgCGTTtaaagttgttgtgcaaatggCACTAGATCTCGCTAGAGG GTTAAGTTACCTTCACTCTCAAAAGATTGTTCATAGAGATGTCAAAACAGAGAATATGCTGTTGGACAAGTCGCGAACGGTTAAGATAGCTGATTTTGGAGTGGCTCGTATAGAAGCCTCAAATCCAAACGACATGACAGGGGAGACGGGGACTCTTGGATACATGGCTCCGGAG GTTCTAAATGGCAACCCTTACAACAGAAAATGCGATGTCTATAGCTTTGGAATCTGTTTGTGGGAGATATACTGTTGCGACATGCCATATCCCGACCTCAGCTTCTCCGAGGTTACATCAGCAGTCGTGCAGCAG AATTTGAGGCCCGATATACCTAGATGCTGCCCGAGTTCCCTTGCAAACGTGATGAAACGGTGCTGGGATGCGAGTCCAGACAAGAGGCCCGAAATGGACGAGGTGGTTGCCATGATAGAGGCCATCGATACGTCTAAAGGGGGTGGGATGATCCCGGTCGACCAGCAACAAGGCTGTCTCTGCTTCCGTACGAAACGAGGTCCGTGA
- the LOC121764887 gene encoding bidirectional sugar transporter SWEET5-like, producing the protein MAMDADALRTTVGIIGNVISFFLFLSPLPTFHKIWQEKSVQHFEPHPYLVTALNCAMWCLYGMPSVHPDSLLVITINGIGLVIESFYVGVFFLYSNTWPKRRAMLLIIAGEAVVFFIVMFITFFCLHGTTNRSMLVGLICIVMNIGMYASPLTVMKRVIKTQSVKYLPFYLSLANLANGMVWSTYALVKFDAYILIPNGLGVFSGMVQLGLYAYYYKTTNWDEDEGAQQSDLELHDGHNKA; encoded by the exons ATGGCAATGGATGCAGACGCATTAAGGACCACTGTGGGGATCATTG GAAATGTGATCTCCTTCTTCCTATTCCTTTCCCCACT CCCAACATTCCACAAGATATGGCAAGAAAAATCAGTCCAGCATTTCGAACCACACCCTTATCTTGTGACGGCTCTCAACTGCGCGATGTGGTGCTTATACGGGATGCCCTCTGTGCATCCCGACAGCCTCCTGGTCATCACCATCAATGGCATCGGCTTGGTCATTGAGTCCTTCTACGTTGGCGTCTTCTTCCTCTACTCCAACACCTGGCCTAAACGC CGAGCAATGTTGCTCATAATCGCTGGAGAAGCCGTTGTCTTCTTCATCGTCATGTTCATCACCTTCTTCTGCCTCCATGGCACCACAAATAGGTCGATGCTGGTTGGACTCATTTGCATCGTGATGAACATTGGGATGTACGCATCGCCCCTGACCGTCATG AAACGAGTTATCAAGACCCAGAGTGTGAAGTACTTGCCCTTCTACCTGTCGTTGGCGAACCTCGCCAACGGCATGGTGTGGTCCACCTATGCTCTCGTCAAGTTTGATGCCTACATCTtg ATTCCAAATGGATTGGGAGTGTTTTCCGGAATGGTGCAGCTAGGGTTGTACGCATACTACTACAAGACAACCAACTGGGACGAAGACGAAGGGGCGCAGCAATCGGATTTGGAGCTCCACGACGGCCACAACAAGGCTTAA
- the LOC121764899 gene encoding RING-H2 finger protein ATL74-like — translation MVMEIIISVLLLFVGIAFLVIIHVCVVGRAFRGDPGDGRPSELPRIDRIPSMKPEEIKKLACFDYKVEEKGMRDVECAVCLEIFRVGERCRILPKCKHSFHAHCIDSWLLKTAACPICRTAVNSEQNGLELV, via the coding sequence ATGGTTATGGAAATAATCATATCTGTGTTGTTACTATTTGTTGGAATAGCTTTTTTGGTAATCATTCATGTTTGTGTTGTGGGGAGGGCTTTTAGGGGTGATCCGGGGGACGGGAGGCCCTCTGAGCTGCCTCGGATCGATAGGATCCCGAGCATGAAGCCGGAGGAGATCAAGAAGCTGGCATGCTTCGATTACAAGGTGGAGGAGAAAGGGATGAGGGATGTGGAGTGTGCCGTTTGCTTGGAGATTTTCAGAGTTGGTGAAAGATGCAGGATTTTGCCCAAGTGTAagcacagttttcatgctcattGCATAGATTCTTGGCTTTTGAAGACTGCTGCTTGTCCAATATGTAGAACTGCTGTGAATTCTGAACAAAATGGACTAGAATTGGTGTAG
- the LOC121765763 gene encoding protein DELETION OF SUV3 SUPPRESSOR 1(I)-like: MATEGQKPSAEEVKTDLFEDDDEFEEFEIDRVCGDLADWDEQNEGEEINQQWEDDWDDDDVNDDFSVKLRKELECEAKST, from the exons ATGGCGACGGAAGGGCAGAAACCATCAGCTGAGGAAGTAAAGACCGATCTATTTGAAGATGACGACGAGTTTGAGGAGTTTGAAATTGATCGAG TGTGTGGGGATTTGGCCGATTGGGATGAGCAAAACGAAGGCGAAGAAATAAATCAGCAATGGGAAGATGACTGGGACGATGATGATGTGAATGATGATTTCTCTGTGAAGCTGAGGAAAGAATTGGAGTGCGAGGCTAAGTCCACATAA
- the LOC121765762 gene encoding U-box domain-containing protein 19-like: MIRKFDRNHRRILKFPAVHPCEGISPSTLLESLIALSHDICNFRFQPFASQRKNARETLRQISILSIFFEEIREHVPHMSDSIILCLSELHITLQRIQFLLSDCARDGAKMLILMKSHSVATQFRSLIRTVATALDILPLDAIGISGEIKELVEMLWKQARKAKMEVDAADESATKRVLLVLNQFENRFEPDPFMIRRVLGYLDIKTWGECHREIRFLEEEIRAGYSDGDEREVPLLSSLIGLLSYCRGVLFEDYDVEVINQSDGRGSNLEVLNCLNPEDFRCPISLELMTDPVTVATGQTYDRVSIQKWLKSGNFVCPKTGERLASTELVPNTSLKKLIQQFCAEYGVSLAKSSKNNRDISRTILPGSPANAAAIKFLSEYLTLSLGYGTDRQKSKAAYEIRLLAKSNLFNRCCLIESGSIPPLLELLDSTDPTMQENAVSALLKLSKQPRGQKSIIENGGLNPVLTVLKHGKKQESRQIAAATIFYLSSIHEQRKKIGENKETIPSLLELIREGTACSKKNSVVALFALLFYHRNRDRAIAAGAVATLLGLLDSSDRAEVKTDTLAVLSRLADSFDGSAQIMRASDSALPSILRLLYAIETRAGKEYCVSILHSLCLNCGADVVPILAKDASLMTELYSLVTEGTSHAGRKARSLIKILHRFCETRSFDQKRELRQEQGQFIDV; the protein is encoded by the coding sequence ATGATTCGAAAATTCGACCGGAACCACCGCCGGATACTGAAATTCCCGGCGGTCCATCCCTGCGAGGGAATATCTCCGTCAACACTCCTCGAATCTCTGATCGCCCTCTCCCACGACATCTGCAATTTCCGGTTCCAACCCTTCGCATCCCAGCGCAAAAACGCACGCGAAACGCTCCGGCAAATCTCAATCCTCTCGATATTCTTCGAGGAAATCCGCGAACACGTCCCGCACATGTCGGATTCGATCATCCTCTGCTTGTCGGAGCTCCACATCACGCTCCAGCGAATCCAGTTCCTCCTCTCCGACTGCGCCCGCGACGGCGCCAAAATGCTGATCCTCATGAAATCGCACTCCGTCGCGACTCAGTTCCGGTCTCTGATCCGTACCGTCGCGACAGCTCTCGACATCCTCCCTTTAGACGCGATCGGAATCTCCGGAGAGATCAAGGAGTTAGTGGAGATGCTGTGGAAGCAGGCGCGGAAGGCGAAGATGGAGGTTGATGCCGCTGACGAAAGCGCTACTAAGAGAGTGCTTTTAGTCCTCAACCAATTTGAGAACCGGTTCGAGCCCGACCCGTTCATGATCAGGCGGGTCCTCGGGTATTTAGACATCAAGACGTGGGGGGAGTGCCACAGAGAGATCAGATTTCTGGAGGAGGAGATTCGGGCTGGATATTCGGACGGGGACGAGAGAGAGGTGCCGTTGCTGAGCAGTTTAATCGGATTGTTGAGCTATTGCAGAGGAGTTCTGTTCGAGGACTACGACGTTGAAGTGATCAATCAATCAGATGGGAGAGGTAGCAATCTGGAGGTGCTTAATTGCTTGAATCCCGAGGATTTTCGCTGCCCGATTTCGCTCGAGCTGATGACCGATCCAGTGACTGTGGCGACCGGGCAGACATACGACCGTGTCTCTATACAGAAATGGCTGAAATCTGGGAATTTTGTGTGTCCGAAAACAGGGGAGAGGCTGGCCAGCACAGAGCTTGTCCCCAACACCAGCCTTAAGAAACTTATCCAGCAATTCTGCGCTGAATACGGCGTTTCGTTAGCAAAATCGAGCAAGAACAATCGAGATATTTCGAGGACTATCTTGCCGGGAAGCCCTGCAAATGCAGCAGCCATCAAATTCCTGTCTGAATATCTTACACTGAGCCTAGGTTATGGAACTGACCGCCAGAAGAGCAAGGCTGCCTACGAAATCCGGCTGCTGGCTAAGTCGAATCTCTTCAACCGGTGCTGCTTGATCGAATCCGGCTCGATCCCACCCCTCCTAGAATTGCTGGACTCAACCGATCCCACAATGCAAGAAAACGCTGTTTCTGCGTTGCTGAAGCTGTCTAAGCAGCCGAGAGGGCAGAAATCGATCATTGAAAACGGTGGCCTCAATCCGGTTCTTACCGTGCTCAAGCACGGTAAGAAGCAGGAATCAAGACAGATTGCAGCTGCGACGATCTTCTACCTCTCCTCAATACACGAGCAGCGCAAGAAGATTGGAGAGAACAAGGAAACAATCCCTTCCTTGCTGGAGCTGATCAGAGAGGGCACCGCGTGTAGCAAGAAAAACTCGGTGGTGGCCCTCTTCGCGCTGCTTTTTTACCACAGGAACCGCGACAGGGCCATAGCAGCTGGCGCAGTGGCAACGCTGTTAGGCCTGTTGGATTCCTCAGACAGGGCTGAGGTGAAGACAGACACGCTGGCGGTTCTGTCCAGATTGGCAGACAGCTTTGATGGCTCGGCGCAGATCATGCGGGCTTCGGATTCGGCTCTGCCATCCATCCTGAGGCTTCTCTATGCTATAGAGACACGGGCCGGGAAGGAATACTGCGTGTCAATCCTGCATTCGCTATGCCTCAACTGTGGAGCTGATGTGGTGCCTATTTTGGCGAAGGACGCGTCTCTGATGACCGAGCTATACTCACTTGTCACTGAGGGGACGTCTCACGCTGGCAGGAAAGCACGGTCGCTCATCAAGATCCTGCATAGATTCTGCGAGACGAGGTCGTTTGATCAGAAGAGGGAGCTCAGGCAAGAACAAGGACAGTTTATTGATGTGTGA